The Plasmodium relictum strain SGS1 genome assembly, chromosome: 8 DNA window GCAGTAGTAATCTTCCCGTCGTTGTCTACATCAAATACACGAAAAGCacaatatattaatttctaaaaaataaaaataaaaaaataatgggtaatttaatgtattaatacaaattaaaattaagataaagtaaattaaaaattatataaagataaaaattttaagcaaaacttattaaaatgtgaatatataaataaataataaatataaatatatttatagttATAGATATATATTGTTAAGgcttataaataaaaatttaattaaaaacagtATCAggtaataaattattattcttatttttatgaataattttattcatttaattaattagtatataattatcttaaatttttttttttttttttctcttctttatattattatttttatatttattttttttttatttttaatataagaTTTTACTTTTGATAATTGTTTTCTGTCTAATGCAGCAGCTAGGAATTCTGTATAATCTATTTTGCCACTACCATCACTATCAATTTCATCAAGTAAAATATCAAAATTCGAAGGCAGTTTTAATCCACTATTTTCTAAACCTTTTTTTAGCTGTTCTTTTGTTATATTACCTTTCCCTTCTTCATCTAAGACTAAAAATGCTGCTTTTAATTGTTGCAAATCATAATCATTACTTTGTTGTGCTATAATTGTCATAGctaatttttgaaattttaataataatgcataatttttaaaattctcTAATACATGTATATCTATTTTCGCTTCTAAATTATAAgcagattttttttttttaaaccaAGGATGTTTTAAAGCTTCGCTTGCGCTTATTCTTTTCTCTGGATCCATTATGAGACAATTTTGAATTAAGTCTTTAGCTTCTTCTGAGATATTTGCCCATTCTTTTCCTTTAAAActatattttcctttttttacctatcaaaaaattatatatatgaaaaatttttaaaaattaaaaaaaaattactatcttataatttattattattatttttttttatttatatatatataacccTGCTTAATATCTCATTATCACTATCCCCGTAAAAAGGAGGATATCCACATAAgagtatataaaataaaactcCTGCTGACCATATATCACATTTGTAATCATAACTTCCAGTTAATACTTGAGGTGCTACGTAATAAGGAGTTCCCGCTTTAGTTTTCATCTCAAGATTATTATCTGAAAAATAGGATGCTAATCCAAaatcaataattttaataagtgAATCAGgatttttatcataaaagagaaaattttCAGGCTTTAAATCTCTATGAGAAATATTTCTAATATGTAAATAGTTTACCACTGCATATATTTGTTTCATTATAAAGGAAGCATAACTCTCTACGAAACAACccttttttacaattttgtCAAATAATTCACCACCTGTACATAGTTCCATTACTAAATAAATTTGTTCATCATCTTCAAATGTTTCAAGTAATTTGACTACATTAGGATGatctaaatttttcattatatctATCTCTTGTCTAAATCTTGGtatgttttttaattttttctttgataCTACTTTAACAGCTCTTGATatctttaataatttatctgTAGCTTTATAAACGCATCCATATGTACCTTTACCTAATGGTTCTTCtgataaatta harbors:
- the CDPK3 gene encoding calcium-dependent protein kinase 3, putative, yielding MNSLCTKKNKNSSDITIKNKIKRSTEKLKKKKSSNKSLKNKNTVLEGSKITNNKEKPKSVKSKESRSTEKFFNKSLKNKDILLKEMKSKKFKFSRRGFILSFTGNLEDFYNLSEEPLGKGTYGCVYKATDKLLKISRAVKVVSKKKLKNIPRFRQEIDIMKNLDHPNVVKLLETFEDDEQIYLVMELCTGGELFDKIVKKGCFVESYASFIMKQIYAVVNYLHIRNISHRDLKPENFLFYDKNPDSLIKIIDFGLASYFSDNNLEMKTKAGTPYYVAPQVLTGSYDYKCDIWSAGVLFYILLCGYPPFYGDSDNEILSRVKKGKYSFKGKEWANISEEAKDLIQNCLIMDPEKRISASEALKHPWFKKKKSAYNLEAKIDIHVLENFKNYALLLKFQKLAMTIIAQQSNDYDLQQLKAAFLVLDEEGKGNITKEQLKKGLENSGLKLPSNFDILLDEIDSDGSGKIDYTEFLAAALDRKQLSKKLIYCAFRVFDVDNDGKITTAELAHILYNGNKKENITQKDVNRVKKMIREVDKNNDGKIDFHEFSEMMKLKF